The following coding sequences lie in one Stigmatopora argus isolate UIUO_Sarg chromosome 5, RoL_Sarg_1.0, whole genome shotgun sequence genomic window:
- the LOC144074599 gene encoding uncharacterized protein LOC144074599 isoform X3 produces MSDVGFSRSPHQCRLRVKTLKANYTRAKVQKSLDASQPCSFKYFEEMDAVLGRPADGPPAAPLVRTLVLNFADGALGQLSSSDEQGSQPPRRPDFHVKMENAEESEVPEPSQERRRDGDPTSPGHPKTAASLACITTAPSLEKPGSPPQPAVAHEDVAPARSLGDNAAHRLEPAVQHLAQCYQQLLTETRVLLAQLERQRQEQASWHQELLGQWVQRQREAAEREERREKAHMEHQIQVLELLTCLVREQSSCKCGAGMTTTARAAEVSTELHHIFTKGEN; encoded by the exons TGAGCGACGTGGGCTTCTCTCGGAGTCCGCACCAATGTCGACTTCGCGTCAAAACCCTCAAGGCTAACTACACTCGAGCCAAAGTGCAAAAGAGCCTGGATGCGTCTCAGCCGTGCTCCTTCAAGTACTTTGAAGAGATGGACGCCGTGCTGGGGAGGCCGGCGGACGGTCCGCCGGCGGCTCCTCTGGTCCGAACCCTGGTGTTAAATTTCGCCGATGGCGCTTTGGGTCAGCTGAGCTCTTCTGACGAGCAGGGGAGCCAACCCCCTCGGCGGCCGGACTTCCACGTCAAGATGGAGAACGCGGAGGAGTCCGAGGTCCCCGAACCGTCGCAAGAGAGGCGCCGGGACGGTGACCCGACGTCGCCTGGACATCCCAAAACTGCCG CGTCCCTGGCCTGTATCACGACAGCACCGTCTTTGGAAAAGCCCGGCTCTCCCCCCCAGCCCGCCGTGGCGCACGAGGACGTGGCCCCGGCCAGGAGCCTGGGCGACAACGCCGCGCACCGCCTGGAGCCGGCGGTCCAGCACCTGGCGCAGTGCTACCAGCAGCTCCTGACGGAAACGCGGGTACTCCTGGCCCAGCTGGAGCGCCAGCGGCAGGAGCAGGCCTCCTGGCACCAGGAACTCCTGGGCCAGTGGGTCCAGAGACAACGGGAGGCGGCCGAGAGGGAGGAACGGCGCGAGAAGGCCCACATGGAGCACCAGATCCAGGTGCTGGAGCTCCTCACCTGCCTGGTCCGGGAGCAGTCGTCGTGCAAGTGCGGCGCCGGCATGACCACCACCGCGCGGGCAGCGGAGGTCTCCACGGAACTCCATCACATATTCACCAAAGGAGAAAATTGA